A region of Curvibacter sp. AEP1-3 DNA encodes the following proteins:
- the otnI gene encoding 2-oxo-tetronate isomerase, which yields MPRFAANLSLLYNEHPFLDRFGAAAQDGFQGVEFLFPYAFAAADIAAQLQAHGLQQVLMNAPPGDWDAGERGIGCLPGREAEFRTGFASALEYARVLDCPRIHVLAGLVPPGADPVELEAVYTSNLLWAAGQAAAAGKQVLIEPINTRDFPGYFLQRQDQAHAIVQAVGAPNLKVQFDLYHCQIMEGDVATKIRHYLPTGRVGHFQIAGVPGRHEPDLGELNYPYLLDVIDEVSAACGWDGWVGCEYRPRRGVEPGATREGLGWLQRRSG from the coding sequence ATGCCCCGATTTGCCGCCAATCTTTCCCTGCTGTACAACGAGCACCCCTTTCTGGACCGTTTTGGCGCCGCTGCGCAAGACGGTTTTCAGGGCGTCGAGTTTTTGTTTCCTTATGCGTTTGCGGCGGCGGACATTGCGGCACAGCTCCAAGCCCATGGCCTGCAACAAGTGTTGATGAACGCCCCGCCGGGTGACTGGGATGCAGGCGAACGCGGCATTGGCTGCCTGCCGGGCCGTGAGGCAGAGTTCCGCACGGGGTTTGCCAGCGCACTGGAGTACGCGCGGGTTCTGGATTGCCCACGCATCCATGTGCTGGCAGGCCTGGTGCCACCGGGCGCAGACCCGGTGGAGCTGGAGGCTGTCTACACCAGCAACTTGTTGTGGGCTGCTGGTCAAGCCGCCGCGGCGGGCAAGCAGGTGTTGATCGAGCCCATCAACACGCGCGACTTCCCGGGTTACTTCTTGCAGCGTCAGGACCAGGCCCATGCCATCGTGCAGGCCGTGGGTGCGCCCAACTTGAAAGTGCAGTTTGACCTCTACCACTGCCAGATTATGGAAGGCGATGTGGCCACCAAAATCCGCCACTACCTGCCGACCGGACGCGTTGGCCACTTTCAGATTGCCGGTGTACCGGGCCGCCATGAGCCGGATTTGGGCGAGCTGAACTACCCTTATCTGCTGGATGTGATTGACGAAGTGTCTGCTGCCTGCGGCTGGGATGGCTGGGTGGGCTGCGAGTACCGCCCCCGGCGCGGTGTGGAGCCCGGCGCTACGCGCGAGGGCTTGGGCTGGCTACAACGCCGATCAGGGTAA
- a CDS encoding ABC transporter substrate-binding protein, with product MLHSLGRRRWLAGGMALGLAPLLPACSKPVPVMRVGSIVFPGYELMFMARERGLIDSRKVRLIEMLANTDTLRALAAGQLEGAALTLDEMMSARADGVDLRVVMVIDISQGADVVMARRGVTLDNLGGKRIAVEEGAMGAVMLSSLLHAAQLRVEEVKKVAMTLDSSLKVFSSGKVDAIVTAEPWATKLEAQGAQRIFDSSRIPGRITDVLAVRADVLDTQADAIRALVAAHFEARQFFIAQPAQASIHMAARLQTPVEEVPASLRGLQLPDAAENRRLLEEGGNFHRTALELQRVMFEAGLLRKQSGPDELVDTRYLPA from the coding sequence ATGTTGCACAGCCTTGGCCGCCGCCGCTGGTTGGCCGGTGGCATGGCTTTGGGGCTGGCACCTTTGCTGCCGGCGTGTAGCAAGCCTGTGCCGGTGATGCGGGTGGGCTCTATCGTGTTCCCTGGATACGAATTGATGTTCATGGCCCGGGAGCGTGGCCTCATCGACAGCCGCAAGGTCCGCCTGATCGAGATGCTGGCCAACACGGACACCCTGCGCGCCCTGGCTGCCGGCCAACTTGAGGGCGCAGCCCTGACCCTTGACGAGATGATGAGCGCCCGCGCCGATGGCGTGGACTTGCGCGTGGTGATGGTGATCGACATTTCCCAAGGCGCCGATGTGGTCATGGCCCGCCGTGGTGTCACCCTGGACAACTTGGGGGGCAAGCGCATTGCGGTCGAGGAGGGCGCCATGGGCGCCGTCATGCTCAGCTCACTGCTGCACGCCGCGCAATTGCGTGTGGAAGAAGTCAAGAAGGTGGCAATGACCCTGGACAGCAGCCTGAAGGTTTTCAGCTCGGGCAAGGTCGACGCGATTGTCACGGCCGAGCCTTGGGCCACCAAACTGGAGGCCCAAGGCGCCCAACGCATTTTTGACAGCTCCCGCATCCCCGGACGCATCACCGATGTGCTGGCGGTGCGTGCCGATGTTCTTGACACCCAGGCAGATGCCATTCGGGCGCTTGTTGCCGCCCATTTTGAAGCCCGGCAATTCTTTATCGCCCAACCGGCACAGGCCTCTATCCACATGGCGGCCCGATTACAAACGCCTGTTGAAGAAGTGCCCGCCTCATTGCGGGGGCTGCAGCTTCCGGATGCAGCGGAAAACCGGCGCCTCCTGGAAGAGGGTGGCAACTTTCACCGTACTGCCCTGGAGCTCCAGCGCGTGATGTTTGAGGCCGGGCTGCTGCGCAAGCAGTCCGGGCCGGATGAGCTGGTGGACACCCGTTACCTCCCGGCCTGA
- a CDS encoding tRNA-uridine aminocarboxypropyltransferase has protein sequence MNAPLVRRPVCALCLRPQATCLCHLVVPTASACELLILQHPLEVHHAKNSARLLHLSVPGSRIVVGEAFDDAALQALLPGPRTTVLLYPPTAYEGHAAPALLEPAQLVHTGTLRLVVLDATWRKSRKMLHLSPGLQRLPRLALNEVPTGRYVIRKAHAPGQLSTLEATCAAMAQLERNTERWQPLLAAFDAFVAGQMNYIQK, from the coding sequence ATGAACGCACCCCTTGTACGCCGCCCTGTTTGCGCGCTTTGCCTGCGCCCGCAAGCCACCTGCCTGTGCCATTTGGTTGTGCCCACAGCGAGCGCTTGCGAGCTGCTGATCCTGCAGCACCCGCTGGAGGTGCACCATGCCAAAAACAGCGCGCGCCTCTTGCACCTGAGCGTGCCGGGCAGCCGCATCGTGGTGGGCGAGGCATTTGATGATGCTGCATTGCAGGCCTTGCTGCCCGGACCGCGCACCACCGTGCTGCTCTACCCCCCCACCGCGTATGAGGGGCATGCAGCACCCGCCTTGCTGGAACCCGCGCAGCTGGTGCACACCGGGACACTGCGATTGGTGGTGCTGGACGCCACCTGGCGCAAGAGCCGCAAGATGCTGCACTTGAGCCCGGGCCTGCAGCGCTTACCGCGTCTGGCGCTGAACGAGGTGCCGACCGGCCGCTACGTGATCCGCAAGGCCCATGCACCGGGCCAGCTCTCGACCCTGGAGGCCACCTGTGCGGCCATGGCGCAACTGGAGCGCAACACAGAACGCTGGCAGCCGCTGCTGGCAGCTTTTGATGCGTTCGTGGCCGGGCAGATGAATTACATACAAAAATAG
- a CDS encoding MYG1 family protein, giving the protein MTETTTTLIATHSGTFHADDVFGVGILMGVFPSHRLIRTRKQELIDTADFVVDVGGVWDAAKGRFDHHQRGFDGARPATEVEGALVPGVGYASAGLVWSAFGTAYVQAWCKGQGHALDEAAVAEVVRSIDHSLVQYLDIVDTGQGDVSPGIFGLSSLIAQLNTHWLEEKGLDHAAKAQLLETRFREAIAITRKFLDHVISKKVAQLRAMDTVRQAPRLLGGRVLHLQEGGMPWTHVVLNEMPEVMFVIYPDSDGDQYQIKTVPVEAGSFTARMDLPKSWAGLRDGELAAVNGVLDSVFCHLNLFIGGARSFEGAVKMAELALADVAAA; this is encoded by the coding sequence ATGACTGAAACCACCACTACCCTGATCGCCACCCACAGTGGCACCTTCCATGCTGACGACGTATTCGGCGTGGGCATTTTGATGGGGGTGTTTCCCTCGCACCGCCTGATCCGCACCCGCAAACAAGAGTTGATTGACACCGCCGATTTCGTGGTCGATGTGGGCGGCGTGTGGGACGCTGCCAAGGGCCGCTTTGACCATCACCAGCGTGGCTTTGACGGTGCCCGCCCAGCCACCGAGGTCGAAGGCGCCCTCGTGCCCGGTGTGGGCTATGCAAGTGCGGGCCTGGTGTGGTCTGCGTTTGGCACGGCCTACGTGCAAGCCTGGTGCAAGGGCCAGGGCCATGCTTTGGACGAAGCCGCCGTGGCGGAAGTGGTGCGCTCCATCGACCATTCGCTGGTGCAGTACCTCGACATCGTGGACACCGGGCAGGGCGATGTGTCGCCCGGCATCTTCGGCCTCTCCAGCCTGATAGCGCAACTCAACACCCACTGGCTGGAAGAAAAGGGACTGGACCACGCAGCCAAGGCCCAGCTGCTGGAAACCCGCTTCCGCGAAGCGATCGCGATCACCCGCAAGTTCCTGGACCATGTCATCAGCAAAAAGGTGGCCCAGCTGCGCGCCATGGACACCGTGCGCCAGGCGCCGCGCCTGTTGGGTGGCCGGGTGCTGCACTTGCAAGAAGGTGGCATGCCCTGGACGCACGTGGTGCTGAACGAAATGCCTGAAGTGATGTTCGTTATCTATCCCGACTCCGATGGCGATCAATACCAGATCAAAACCGTACCTGTCGAAGCCGGCTCATTCACTGCCCGCATGGACTTGCCAAAGAGCTGGGCCGGATTGCGCGATGGCGAGTTGGCTGCGGTCAACGGCGTGCTTGATAGCGTGTTCTGCCACCTCAACCTGTTCATCGGCGGCGCGCGCAGCTTTGAAGGCGCGGTGAAGATGGCCGAACTGGCCCTGGCGGACGTAGCCGCCGCATGA
- a CDS encoding TerC family protein — MEFLSDPNVWIAFAMLTALEIVLGIDNIIFISILVGRLPPELRDKARRLGLGFAMVSRLLLLFSLSWVMGLTEDLFSVAGKGFSGRDLVLLAGGLFLLYKASHEIFVEVEARDEHAPAATEDAVMKAAGAKLFWSIIGQIAIIDIVFSLDSVITAVGMVDQISVMVAAVVVSVGVMLVAAKPIGEFVDRHPSVKVLALAFLVMVGMALTAEAFDQEIPKGYIYAAMAFSLAVEALNIRARAKRKAQKSS, encoded by the coding sequence ATGGAATTTTTGAGCGACCCGAATGTCTGGATTGCCTTTGCCATGCTGACCGCACTAGAAATCGTGCTGGGCATTGACAACATCATCTTCATCTCGATTCTGGTGGGACGCTTGCCGCCTGAGCTGCGCGACAAAGCACGTCGACTGGGTCTGGGCTTTGCGATGGTCTCGCGCCTGCTGCTCCTGTTTTCGCTCAGCTGGGTCATGGGCCTTACCGAGGACTTGTTCAGCGTGGCGGGCAAAGGCTTCAGCGGGCGCGATCTGGTGCTGCTGGCCGGGGGCCTGTTCCTGCTCTACAAGGCGTCCCACGAGATATTTGTGGAAGTGGAGGCGCGGGACGAGCATGCCCCGGCCGCCACGGAAGACGCCGTCATGAAGGCTGCAGGGGCCAAGTTGTTCTGGTCCATCATCGGGCAGATTGCCATCATCGACATCGTGTTTTCGCTGGACTCGGTGATCACGGCGGTGGGCATGGTTGACCAGATCAGTGTGATGGTGGCGGCCGTGGTGGTGTCTGTCGGTGTGATGCTGGTGGCGGCCAAGCCCATCGGGGAGTTTGTGGACCGCCACCCCTCTGTGAAGGTGCTGGCGCTGGCATTTCTGGTGATGGTGGGCATGGCGCTCACCGCAGAGGCGTTTGACCAGGAAATCCCCAAGGGCTACATCTACGCGGCGATGGCGTTCTCACTCGCGGTGGAAGCCTTGAACATCCGGGCCCGCGCCAAGCGCAAGGCCCAGAAGAGTTCTTAA
- a CDS encoding hybrid sensor histidine kinase/response regulator — protein MTGHRFSLRFALPLGLALAVVAMLLVSFSIGILNDRAAVMEHQTDDAILIAEHMARTAERGLTNQREQVAADLAVASTDRAVVAMVVIDADGKVELAHRLGWTGQHVSKVIPGFDMVRFKRVSWGNLPDVEVSESLARITVLTQYNLPVGDAELRSSRHGAIYLEYDIQPDFDLVLWHAQNRLWPQLAIALVLIVALSSVLKRFVIRPIRQLEKAAAQFTLGGSPREALLEKGPREVQRLSHSFNAMLQRVVSAQQKVASSQARMEGIVDAAMDAIITVDRLHRIVVMNRAALDLFGYELEEVLGKSVEMLIPHDTRHHHGGDMEAFAMTGVTRRRMSGQSVVHGLRKDGTEFPAEASISHLVLDGQDLLTVIMRDVTDRLRAEQEIRTLNTSLEDQVAQRTARLESTMLALSDEKQKLSLAHAEQRAIFEMATVGIVLMVNRVVVQCNRNLEELFGYAPGELLGQPTRCWYASEESYEAMGRDVQALKDGGRLQNTEMQMVRKDGTLFWARVSARVFDTPDHRNAVLGVLEDITPSYEARQAIEHAHQQAEEANRAKSSFLANMSHEIRTPMNAIMGMSYLVQKTELNERQRGYLNKIQSSSQHLLGIINDILDYSKIEAGKLGIEHIEFELDKVLDNLAGLVGDKAASKGLELVFDVDKQVPLQLVGDPLRLGQILVNYANNAVKFTERGEIDIRVRVQDESASHVMLHFAVRDTGIGISEEQKSVLFQSFQQADASTTRKFGGTGLGLAISRQLAQMMEGEVGVDSTFGQGSTFWFTARLQKGISTGRARVLRSELYGKRVLVVDDNDSARTLLQTMLQDLNLVAEAVDAGPAALDAVYKSAQAGQPFEIVFLDWQMPGMSGVELAQRLLALPLEVTPRLVLVTGYGREEVLSSAEAAGIQTVLVKPVSASMLFDSVVRELSGAPAPVQAFGAMPPDEGLARLRGARVLLVEDNELNQEVATELLQGVGVEVAVAHNGQEAVEQVQAGRFDLVLMDIQMPVMDGLTATRILRRNEALSGLPIIAMTANAMASDREACLAAGMNDHLAKPIEPEHLFASLLHWLAGRTPAPLAGQATAAATHEVSTLQLPVVEGLDTRAGLRRVMGKRAVYLSLLHKFVQGQGDVIPQLQQALDRGDAAQLQRLAHTLKSVAGNIGLGGVQQRAADLELAASGQNPGTQKAALEALASILVPQWKALQAALALERPVEPVDEAVDPVRLHHVCTRLRSLLEDDDMEVIELVRDNEVLLRAACATRFDELQARIHQFDFEAAAAIVRDAMEGNAHVR, from the coding sequence ATGACCGGCCACCGCTTTTCCCTTCGCTTTGCCTTGCCCCTGGGCTTGGCCTTGGCGGTGGTGGCGATGTTGCTGGTGTCCTTTTCCATCGGCATCTTGAATGACCGTGCCGCTGTCATGGAGCATCAGACGGACGACGCGATTCTGATCGCAGAGCACATGGCCCGTACGGCAGAGCGGGGCCTGACGAATCAGCGCGAGCAGGTGGCGGCCGACCTCGCGGTGGCATCCACGGACCGTGCGGTGGTGGCCATGGTGGTGATTGACGCAGACGGCAAGGTAGAGCTGGCGCATCGCCTGGGCTGGACGGGCCAGCACGTGAGCAAGGTCATCCCCGGTTTTGACATGGTCCGCTTCAAACGCGTTTCCTGGGGAAACCTGCCGGATGTCGAGGTCTCGGAGTCCCTCGCGCGGATCACTGTACTCACCCAGTACAACCTGCCAGTAGGCGATGCCGAGCTACGCAGCTCCCGCCATGGCGCCATCTATCTGGAGTACGACATTCAGCCGGACTTTGATCTGGTGCTCTGGCATGCGCAGAACCGCTTGTGGCCGCAGCTCGCCATTGCGCTCGTGCTGATCGTGGCCTTGTCCAGCGTCCTGAAACGATTTGTCATCCGGCCCATACGCCAATTGGAAAAGGCTGCTGCGCAGTTCACCTTGGGTGGAAGCCCCCGGGAAGCGCTACTTGAAAAAGGTCCGCGGGAGGTTCAGCGTCTGTCGCACAGCTTTAACGCGATGCTGCAGCGTGTGGTCTCTGCCCAGCAGAAGGTGGCTTCCAGCCAGGCGCGTATGGAAGGCATCGTCGATGCCGCCATGGACGCCATCATTACCGTGGATCGCCTGCACCGCATCGTGGTGATGAACCGGGCGGCCCTGGATTTGTTCGGTTACGAGTTGGAAGAAGTGCTCGGCAAGTCCGTCGAGATGTTGATTCCCCATGACACCAGGCACCACCATGGCGGTGACATGGAGGCGTTTGCCATGACGGGCGTGACCCGTCGTCGCATGAGCGGGCAGTCGGTCGTTCACGGCTTGCGCAAAGACGGTACGGAATTCCCGGCAGAGGCATCTATTTCCCACTTGGTGCTTGACGGGCAGGACCTGCTGACCGTCATCATGCGGGATGTGACAGACCGCCTGCGCGCAGAGCAGGAGATCCGCACCCTCAACACGAGCCTGGAAGACCAGGTGGCGCAGCGCACCGCCCGTCTGGAAAGCACGATGCTGGCGCTATCCGACGAAAAGCAAAAGCTCTCTCTCGCGCACGCCGAGCAACGCGCCATTTTTGAGATGGCCACTGTGGGCATTGTGCTCATGGTGAACCGGGTAGTGGTGCAGTGCAACCGCAACCTGGAAGAACTGTTCGGCTATGCACCCGGCGAGCTGCTGGGACAGCCCACCCGTTGCTGGTATGCGAGCGAGGAAAGCTATGAGGCCATGGGGCGGGATGTGCAGGCACTGAAGGATGGCGGTCGCCTTCAGAACACCGAGATGCAGATGGTGCGCAAAGACGGCACGCTGTTTTGGGCGCGGGTGTCGGCCCGGGTGTTTGATACGCCGGACCACCGGAACGCCGTGCTGGGCGTGCTGGAGGACATCACACCGTCGTACGAGGCGCGCCAGGCCATTGAGCACGCCCACCAGCAGGCGGAAGAAGCCAACCGCGCCAAAAGCAGCTTCCTGGCCAACATGAGCCATGAAATCCGCACGCCCATGAACGCCATCATGGGCATGTCGTATCTGGTTCAGAAAACTGAGCTCAACGAGCGGCAGCGCGGCTACCTGAACAAGATCCAGTCATCCAGCCAGCACTTGCTGGGCATCATCAACGACATCCTCGATTACTCGAAGATTGAGGCCGGCAAACTGGGTATTGAGCACATCGAATTCGAGCTGGACAAAGTGCTGGACAACCTGGCTGGGTTGGTCGGCGACAAGGCCGCTTCCAAGGGGCTGGAGCTGGTATTTGATGTGGACAAGCAAGTACCCCTGCAGCTGGTGGGTGACCCGTTGCGCCTGGGGCAGATTCTGGTGAACTACGCCAACAACGCCGTGAAGTTCACGGAGCGGGGCGAGATCGACATACGAGTGCGGGTGCAGGACGAAAGCGCCTCGCATGTGATGCTGCACTTTGCGGTGCGTGACACCGGCATCGGCATCAGTGAAGAGCAGAAGTCGGTGTTGTTCCAGAGTTTCCAGCAAGCTGATGCCTCTACCACCCGCAAGTTCGGTGGCACCGGTCTGGGGTTGGCGATCTCGCGGCAGTTGGCCCAGATGATGGAGGGCGAGGTCGGTGTGGACAGCACCTTCGGCCAGGGCAGTACCTTCTGGTTCACGGCACGGCTGCAAAAGGGCATCAGTACCGGCAGGGCCCGGGTGCTGCGCAGCGAGCTCTACGGAAAGCGGGTGCTGGTGGTGGACGACAACGACAGTGCGCGCACGCTTTTGCAGACCATGTTGCAGGACCTGAATCTGGTCGCTGAGGCTGTGGATGCAGGGCCCGCAGCATTGGATGCGGTTTATAAGTCCGCGCAAGCGGGCCAGCCCTTTGAAATTGTGTTTCTGGACTGGCAGATGCCCGGCATGAGCGGGGTCGAGTTGGCACAGCGCCTGCTGGCTCTGCCGCTGGAGGTGACGCCACGCCTGGTACTGGTCACTGGTTACGGGCGTGAAGAGGTGTTGAGCAGCGCGGAGGCTGCCGGGATCCAAACCGTGCTGGTCAAGCCGGTCAGTGCATCCATGCTGTTTGACAGTGTGGTCCGCGAGCTCAGTGGTGCACCCGCACCGGTCCAGGCCTTTGGTGCTATGCCCCCTGATGAGGGGCTTGCCCGTTTGCGCGGTGCCCGCGTATTGCTGGTGGAAGACAACGAACTGAATCAGGAAGTCGCGACCGAGTTGTTACAGGGTGTCGGTGTGGAGGTTGCTGTGGCCCACAACGGACAAGAGGCGGTGGAGCAGGTGCAAGCGGGCCGGTTCGATTTGGTGCTGATGGACATCCAAATGCCGGTGATGGACGGCTTGACCGCCACACGCATCCTCCGGCGCAATGAGGCGTTATCCGGCTTGCCCATCATCGCGATGACGGCCAACGCCATGGCGTCGGACCGCGAGGCGTGCCTAGCGGCGGGCATGAACGACCACCTGGCCAAGCCTATTGAACCGGAGCACTTGTTTGCCAGCTTGTTGCATTGGCTGGCGGGGCGCACGCCCGCACCGTTGGCCGGGCAAGCAACTGCAGCCGCCACCCACGAAGTGAGCACGCTGCAACTGCCCGTGGTGGAGGGGCTGGACACACGGGCCGGCCTGCGCCGCGTCATGGGCAAACGGGCGGTGTACCTGTCCTTGCTGCACAAGTTTGTACAGGGCCAGGGCGATGTCATTCCACAGCTTCAACAAGCGCTGGACCGGGGTGACGCGGCGCAGCTACAGCGACTAGCCCATACGCTCAAGTCGGTGGCAGGCAATATCGGGCTTGGCGGCGTGCAGCAACGTGCGGCGGATCTGGAACTGGCTGCATCAGGTCAGAACCCCGGAACGCAGAAAGCCGCGCTGGAAGCCTTGGCATCGATACTGGTACCGCAGTGGAAGGCCTTGCAAGCCGCGTTGGCGCTTGAACGGCCTGTCGAACCGGTGGATGAGGCGGTGGATCCTGTCAGACTCCACCATGTTTGCACACGCCTGCGCAGCCTGCTCGAAGATGACGATATGGAAGTGATTGAGCTGGTCAGAGACAACGAGGTCTTGCTGCGTGCGGCTTGTGCCACCCGGTTCGATGAGCTTCAGGCCCGCATCCACCAATTTGACTTTGAGGCTGCTGCAGCTATCGTGCGGGACGCGATGGAAGGAAACGCCCATGTCAGATAA
- a CDS encoding Mpv17/PMP22 family protein, whose translation MTARSTTSALQQVRAAIRANALPGVLLWCGLAVLLLAYATVPSFQQGLTRWGDVKQAWGLTFAFVSYVVFAVLVPEGLSVALGRQAWTRKTTMDVLYAALVFGTIGLTVDILYGVQVHLFGEQSDAITLVKKMLFDQFVYSPVSNYLIVALFAWREGGFTLKTLRHLFSADFLAHQYLPVLIAMWCVWIPGVMVIYFMPTELQFPVASLILVFWILIFKFVRKG comes from the coding sequence ATGACGGCGCGGTCTACAACTTCCGCTCTGCAACAAGTTCGCGCGGCCATCCGCGCCAACGCGCTGCCGGGCGTGCTGCTCTGGTGCGGCTTGGCGGTGCTCTTGTTGGCTTATGCCACCGTGCCCTCATTTCAGCAGGGCCTGACCCGTTGGGGCGACGTCAAACAGGCCTGGGGCCTCACCTTCGCGTTCGTGTCGTATGTGGTTTTTGCCGTGCTGGTGCCCGAGGGGCTGAGCGTGGCCCTGGGCCGTCAGGCCTGGACGCGAAAGACCACCATGGACGTGCTCTATGCCGCGCTGGTGTTCGGCACTATCGGTCTGACGGTGGATATTCTGTATGGCGTGCAGGTGCATCTGTTCGGCGAGCAGAGCGATGCCATCACCTTGGTCAAAAAAATGCTGTTTGACCAATTTGTGTATTCGCCGGTGTCCAACTACCTCATCGTCGCGTTGTTTGCCTGGCGCGAAGGCGGTTTCACCCTCAAGACGCTGCGGCATCTGTTCTCTGCCGACTTTCTGGCCCACCAGTACCTGCCGGTGCTGATTGCCATGTGGTGCGTCTGGATACCCGGGGTGATGGTGATTTACTTCATGCCTACCGAACTCCAGTTTCCGGTGGCGTCGCTCATTCTTGTGTTCTGGATTTTGATTTTCAAGTTCGTTCGCAAGGGCTAA